A stretch of Deltaproteobacteria bacterium CG11_big_fil_rev_8_21_14_0_20_49_13 DNA encodes these proteins:
- a CDS encoding cobalt ABC transporter ATP-binding protein yields the protein MNAIETNDLGFSYPDGTPALLGIDLQVKEGESIGLIGPNGAGKSTLLLCLNGVFNASGTASILGKELSKDNMPFIRSKLGIVFQDPDVQLFMSSVFDDVAFGPLNMGVPKEKIAKVVLDALEKVGMGTSEQRSSHHLSFGEKKRVALATVLSMEPQVLLLDEPSSNLDPKNRRRLMELLNSFTHTKIIASHDLDLVERCCSRVVLLSGGKISAQGPASDIISDKELLKNSGLW from the coding sequence ATGAACGCGATAGAAACGAACGATCTTGGCTTCTCGTATCCTGACGGAACGCCGGCGCTCCTTGGCATTGACCTTCAGGTAAAAGAGGGCGAATCGATAGGCCTTATAGGCCCGAACGGAGCCGGAAAATCGACCCTCCTTCTCTGCCTCAACGGGGTCTTTAATGCAAGCGGCACGGCCTCGATCCTCGGAAAAGAACTGAGCAAAGATAATATGCCGTTTATAAGGTCAAAGCTCGGCATAGTCTTTCAGGACCCGGATGTTCAGCTCTTTATGTCGTCTGTATTTGATGACGTTGCGTTTGGTCCGCTTAACATGGGAGTCCCCAAAGAGAAGATAGCTAAGGTAGTGCTTGATGCGCTTGAAAAGGTGGGAATGGGGACTTCCGAGCAAAGATCATCTCATCACTTAAGCTTTGGCGAAAAGAAGAGGGTGGCTCTTGCAACGGTCCTTTCGATGGAGCCGCAGGTCCTATTACTTGACGAACCTTCTAGCAACCTTGACCCAAAGAACAGGAGAAGGCTTATGGAGCTATTGAACTCGTTCACGCACACGAAGATAATCGCCTCGCACGACCTCGACCTTGTAGAAAGATGCTGTAGCCGAGTGGTTCTCCTATCCGGCGGCAAGATATCCGCTCAGGGCCCTGCGAGCGATATAATATCCGACAAGGAACTCCTTAAGAACTCCGGCCTCTGGTAG
- the pyk gene encoding pyruvate kinase — MSKKTKVIATIGPKSSDLKTLKKMVESGLDVTRINFSHGEKCEYLAGIKTIRDVERITGKHIAILADLSGPKIRTDKIPNPIQIRAGEKVILAPESTASKGDIPITYAGLVGDVKSGDTLLIDDGKLEVKVISKKSGKIIAESRSSGFIGDHKGINLPGIAIKGGALTPKDVENLKFAVRNGVDYIGVSFVQGPEDLVKAKKIMKKAGRILPLVAKIERGVALAHLKEIVKEADAVMVARGDLGVETAIERLPIVQKEIIKMCGKFRRPVIVATQMLESMVTMTRPTRAEVNDVATSVFEGADCLMLSGETAVGHDPVNAVATMTRIIRASELSRYHIHIKYELDPSDDNSVTAVTRAASFAAEEAKAKAIIVFTMTGKSPVYVSKQRPHCDILAVASSIDAARRSALFYGVKTFVIPAWRSIDAMIESGIRMLKKKREIKKGDRVVILCGTVTTPGATNMLKIVTC, encoded by the coding sequence ATGTCAAAAAAGACGAAGGTCATTGCGACGATCGGTCCCAAGTCCTCGGACCTTAAGACGCTCAAAAAAATGGTAGAGTCCGGCCTCGATGTCACCAGGATCAATTTTTCGCACGGTGAGAAATGCGAATATTTGGCAGGTATAAAGACCATAAGAGATGTCGAAAGGATCACCGGCAAACATATCGCCATCCTTGCCGATCTCTCAGGCCCCAAGATAAGGACCGATAAGATTCCAAACCCCATCCAGATAAGGGCCGGTGAAAAGGTCATCCTGGCACCTGAATCCACAGCCTCAAAAGGAGATATCCCTATTACCTATGCCGGGCTCGTGGGCGATGTCAAAAGCGGCGATACGCTTCTTATCGACGACGGCAAATTGGAAGTTAAGGTCATTTCTAAAAAGAGCGGAAAGATAATAGCGGAATCGAGGAGCTCCGGGTTCATAGGTGACCATAAAGGGATAAATCTCCCCGGCATTGCCATAAAGGGCGGCGCGCTGACCCCGAAGGATGTTGAAAACCTGAAGTTCGCCGTCCGTAACGGGGTCGATTATATCGGCGTCTCGTTCGTTCAGGGGCCCGAAGATCTTGTGAAGGCGAAGAAAATAATGAAAAAGGCGGGTAGAATACTTCCGCTCGTTGCCAAAATTGAGAGGGGCGTGGCCCTTGCCCATCTTAAAGAGATAGTGAAGGAGGCCGATGCCGTTATGGTTGCAAGGGGCGACCTTGGCGTCGAAACGGCCATAGAGAGGCTTCCGATAGTTCAAAAAGAGATAATAAAAATGTGCGGCAAGTTCAGACGCCCCGTAATAGTCGCCACTCAAATGCTCGAGAGCATGGTGACAATGACGAGGCCCACGCGCGCGGAGGTCAACGACGTCGCCACATCCGTCTTTGAGGGGGCCGATTGCCTCATGCTTTCCGGCGAGACCGCAGTGGGTCACGATCCCGTTAACGCGGTCGCTACCATGACAAGGATAATCAGGGCCTCCGAGCTCAGCAGATATCACATCCATATCAAGTACGAGCTCGACCCTTCGGACGATAACTCCGTTACCGCGGTAACAAGGGCGGCTTCGTTCGCTGCCGAAGAGGCAAAGGCGAAGGCTATAATCGTCTTTACTATGACCGGAAAATCTCCCGTTTATGTCTCAAAACAGAGGCCGCACTGCGATATACTGGCCGTTGCATCCAGCATCGATGCGGCAAGAAGGAGCGCTCTTTTTTACGGCGTTAAGACATTCGTTATCCCCGCTTGGAGATCCATCGATGCTATGATAGAAAGCGGTATCAGGATGCTTAAAAAGAAGAGAGAGATCAAAAAAGGCGATAGGGTCGTTATCCTGTGCGGTACCGTTACGACCCCCGGCGCCACAAATATGCTCAAGATAGTCACATGTTAA
- a CDS encoding RND transporter, with amino-acid sequence MRKVAHLIMKNNKFKLILGGCLTLVALVILIKIVSCAGKPDEYVKIKSEVGYIENVISSTGTVLPKNRLEIKPPVNGRVDTILVKEGGRVKVGQTLAWMSSTERSALLDAARAQGEASLKYWKEAYKPISLISPIDGEVIVSKMQAGQTVTVNEAVIVLSDHLIIRSQVDETDIGKIKLDQPAFITLDAYPETKIDAKVEHLYYESKTVNNVTIYEVDLIPESPPAFIRSGMNASVNFIVAFKDDALLLPMEAVSSVNGHKVVYVSDGSKRVEKVIETGITGEGKIEVLSGVTAPDEILIKAKKYEPQRSDAKNNPFMPMRRKQTKSK; translated from the coding sequence ATGCGAAAGGTGGCACACTTGATTATGAAGAATAATAAATTTAAGTTGATACTCGGCGGTTGTTTGACGCTCGTTGCCTTGGTTATCCTCATAAAGATAGTTTCGTGCGCCGGAAAGCCGGACGAATATGTGAAGATCAAATCGGAGGTCGGATATATCGAGAATGTGATATCGTCAACGGGTACCGTCCTTCCAAAGAACAGGCTTGAGATAAAACCGCCCGTCAACGGCAGGGTCGATACCATACTTGTGAAAGAGGGAGGGCGGGTAAAGGTCGGCCAAACCCTTGCATGGATGAGCTCCACCGAACGTTCCGCGTTGCTTGATGCCGCGCGCGCTCAAGGTGAGGCTTCTCTTAAATATTGGAAAGAGGCCTATAAACCTATATCTCTTATATCCCCGATAGACGGCGAAGTGATCGTTTCGAAGATGCAGGCGGGGCAGACCGTTACCGTAAATGAAGCCGTTATCGTCCTTTCGGACCATCTTATCATAAGGTCGCAGGTAGATGAGACCGATATCGGAAAGATAAAGCTGGACCAGCCGGCTTTTATCACACTTGACGCCTATCCGGAGACGAAGATAGACGCCAAGGTCGAACATCTCTATTACGAATCAAAGACGGTCAACAATGTCACCATCTACGAGGTAGATCTTATCCCCGAATCACCTCCGGCCTTTATCCGTTCCGGCATGAACGCAAGTGTAAATTTCATCGTCGCCTTCAAGGACGATGCGCTCCTCCTTCCCATGGAAGCGGTCTCTAGCGTGAATGGTCATAAGGTGGTCTATGTGAGTGACGGCTCTAAAAGAGTGGAAAAGGTCATTGAGACCGGAATAACGGGCGAGGGGAAGATTGAGGTACTTTCGGGCGTAACCGCCCCGGACGAGATCCTTATTAAGGCCAAAAAATATGAGCCTCAAAGGTCGGACGCCAAGAACAATCCTTTTATGCCGATGAGAAGAAAACAAACTAAATCAAAGTAG
- a CDS encoding peptidylprolyl isomerase, translating to MDIANGKTVSINYTLTVDGKVADSSEGREPLVYVAGSGQIIPGLDGELVGLKKGDKKHVSVAPGNGYGVRDPKAVQKVPRTALEGQPDIKPGSVLQGSVGEQEFQAVITKVGKDDVEIDLNHPLAGKTLEFDVEVVDVQ from the coding sequence ATGGATATAGCGAACGGAAAGACCGTCAGTATAAACTATACGCTAACGGTGGACGGCAAGGTCGCCGATTCATCGGAAGGACGCGAACCGCTGGTCTATGTGGCCGGTTCCGGACAGATAATACCCGGGCTCGACGGGGAGCTTGTTGGTCTTAAGAAGGGTGACAAAAAACATGTGAGCGTTGCTCCCGGGAACGGTTATGGAGTAAGGGATCCCAAGGCGGTCCAAAAAGTCCCGCGTACGGCACTTGAAGGTCAGCCAGACATCAAGCCCGGTAGCGTTCTTCAGGGAAGTGTGGGCGAACAGGAGTTTCAGGCCGTTATAACCAAGGTGGGCAAGGATGACGTAGAGATAGATCTTAATCATCCGCTTGCTGGCAAGACGCTCGAGTTTGACGTAGAGGTCGTGGACGTTCAGTAG
- a CDS encoding TVP38/TMEM64 family protein: MEIWINMKKGFLIILFISVVLGLYFLTPAQTYLSKEGFDQLGLWIQSQGALAPLVFGLIYIAATVFALPGSVLTIGGGLLFGTWWGTLINWLSASLGALISFLIARYLGRDAVSKILKSKGTLQGMDEKIGNNGFYSVLLLRLVPLFPFNGLNFGLGLTKVSFRDYTLATLLGMLPGTFVYTSLGSAGRHIHLSDPSTWMQIQVWGPFVLVILLTVATRIMIRKK; the protein is encoded by the coding sequence ATGGAGATTTGGATAAACATGAAGAAAGGGTTCCTCATCATCCTTTTTATTTCCGTTGTTCTGGGGCTCTATTTTCTCACCCCTGCGCAGACTTATCTGTCGAAGGAAGGGTTTGACCAATTGGGACTTTGGATTCAGTCGCAAGGGGCTCTAGCGCCCCTTGTCTTCGGACTCATCTACATCGCCGCCACGGTCTTTGCCCTTCCGGGATCGGTCTTGACAATTGGCGGAGGTCTCTTATTCGGTACCTGGTGGGGGACGCTGATTAACTGGCTCTCCGCCAGCCTGGGCGCCCTGATCAGTTTTCTCATTGCCCGTTATTTGGGGCGGGACGCCGTATCAAAGATTCTCAAGAGCAAAGGAACTCTTCAGGGAATGGACGAGAAAATCGGCAACAACGGATTTTACTCCGTACTCCTATTACGGTTGGTTCCTTTATTCCCGTTCAACGGCCTGAATTTCGGCTTAGGCCTGACAAAAGTCTCTTTTCGGGATTACACTCTCGCCACACTTCTGGGAATGCTTCCCGGAACATTTGTGTACACCTCTTTAGGTTCTGCCGGACGGCACATTCATTTATCCGATCCCTCAACATGGATGCAAATTCAAGTATGGGGGCCATTCGTGCTCGTCATTCTGCTGACGGTTGCGACCCGAATCATGATTAGGAAAAAATAA
- a CDS encoding pyridine nucleotide-disulfide oxidoreductase codes for MQTKKYHLIVIGAGSGGLVVAAGAAGLGAKVALVEKHKMGGDCLNAGCVPSKAIIRSAKIIHDARTAERFGLQSHNFDIKLDSVLASVREVQEKIAPHDSVERFTSLGVDVRLGEYRFISPNQISNGKETLEAKRFVIATGASPFVPPIPGMDKIPYLTSDNVWQLKELPKNLIVLGGGPIGAELAQTFARLGSHVTVVEMADRLLIREDPEVSELVKERFEAEGLTVLLKTKAEQIDGGLIVSGPDGQKRKITFDRILVAVGRAPNVNGLGLEKAGVQYDKKGVKTDATLRTTAKNIYACGDIVGPYQFTHTADFQARLILRNALFPGKSKIDYRVVPWCTFTEPEVARVGLNESEAKQNSVAHDVYQYSFSDLDRAVCDREFEGFIKVLTHKGTDQILGVTLVGSHAGDLLHELALAMHQKIGLKKVATMIHVYPTLAEVSKRIADIYQRSRLTDGSKKWLKRYFRWRFG; via the coding sequence ATGCAAACCAAAAAATATCATCTCATCGTCATTGGTGCCGGCTCCGGCGGCTTGGTCGTTGCCGCAGGGGCCGCCGGCCTTGGTGCTAAGGTGGCGCTGGTTGAAAAACACAAGATGGGTGGTGATTGCCTCAACGCCGGCTGTGTGCCGTCGAAAGCCATCATCCGCTCGGCGAAAATCATCCATGATGCGCGAACCGCCGAGCGATTCGGATTGCAATCCCACAACTTCGACATCAAGCTCGATTCGGTTTTGGCCTCCGTCCGCGAGGTTCAAGAGAAGATCGCTCCCCATGATTCCGTCGAAAGATTCACGTCGCTCGGAGTCGACGTCCGTCTGGGTGAATACCGATTTATTTCTCCGAATCAAATTTCAAACGGCAAGGAAACATTGGAAGCTAAACGTTTTGTCATTGCTACCGGAGCCTCGCCCTTCGTGCCTCCCATTCCCGGAATGGATAAAATTCCCTATCTGACGAGCGACAATGTCTGGCAGTTAAAAGAGTTGCCGAAAAATCTCATCGTTTTGGGAGGCGGTCCGATCGGAGCAGAACTGGCGCAAACCTTTGCGAGACTCGGCAGTCACGTCACCGTCGTTGAAATGGCTGACAGGCTGTTGATTCGCGAGGATCCCGAAGTATCCGAGCTGGTCAAAGAGAGGTTTGAGGCGGAAGGCCTTACGGTATTACTCAAAACGAAGGCCGAACAAATCGATGGTGGGTTGATCGTTTCTGGTCCTGACGGACAGAAAAGAAAAATCACATTCGACCGGATTCTCGTGGCCGTCGGACGCGCCCCCAATGTGAACGGCCTCGGTTTAGAGAAAGCGGGTGTTCAGTACGACAAAAAAGGGGTCAAAACAGACGCGACACTCCGGACGACAGCCAAGAATATTTATGCCTGCGGCGATATTGTCGGCCCTTATCAATTCACGCACACCGCCGATTTTCAGGCCCGGCTGATTTTGCGCAATGCCTTGTTTCCCGGAAAATCCAAAATCGATTATCGTGTCGTGCCGTGGTGTACGTTTACCGAGCCCGAAGTCGCTCGTGTCGGCCTCAATGAATCCGAGGCCAAACAAAACAGCGTGGCACACGATGTGTATCAATACTCTTTTAGCGATCTCGACCGCGCCGTTTGTGACCGTGAATTCGAGGGATTTATCAAGGTGCTGACCCACAAGGGGACGGATCAAATTTTAGGCGTTACGCTCGTCGGCTCCCACGCCGGAGATTTATTGCATGAACTGGCGTTGGCCATGCACCAGAAGATCGGTTTGAAAAAAGTGGCAACGATGATTCATGTCTATCCGACGCTGGCGGAGGTCAGCAAACGCATTGCCGATATCTACCAGCGCAGTCGACTGACCGACGGCTCAAAAAAATGGCTTAAGCGTTACTTCCGATGGAGATTTGGATAA
- a CDS encoding methyltransferase type 11 codes for MENLEKKFDRTSRFYNLIDWPFERFRYRRIRKRIWEGLSGKILDAGVGTGCNMPFYPMDAAVVGIDLSAGMLERAKKKASLYDGKNVEFKKASVYQLPFPDESFDFIVATFLCCVVDQPAVAAHELRRVCKRGGKILFLEYVLSKKPIRRLIQKMVTPYTRFMFGVDFTQDTLATLQEAGFRILNEEDITGDVLKLIVAQT; via the coding sequence ATGGAAAATTTGGAGAAAAAATTCGACCGGACCTCCCGCTTTTATAACTTGATTGACTGGCCCTTTGAGAGATTCCGCTATCGAAGGATCAGGAAGCGAATATGGGAGGGATTATCAGGAAAGATTTTGGATGCCGGTGTAGGTACCGGCTGTAATATGCCCTTCTACCCAATGGATGCGGCTGTGGTCGGTATTGATTTGAGTGCGGGAATGCTTGAACGCGCTAAAAAAAAGGCATCCTTGTATGATGGGAAAAACGTGGAGTTCAAAAAGGCAAGCGTCTATCAACTTCCTTTTCCCGATGAATCCTTTGATTTCATTGTCGCGACCTTCCTCTGCTGTGTCGTGGATCAACCTGCCGTCGCCGCCCATGAATTGAGGCGCGTTTGCAAGAGGGGCGGGAAAATCCTTTTCCTTGAATACGTCTTATCCAAAAAACCGATCCGACGATTGATCCAAAAGATGGTGACCCCCTACACTCGTTTCATGTTTGGTGTCGATTTTACTCAAGACACACTTGCTACGCTACAAGAAGCGGGTTTCAGAATTCTCAACGAAGAGGATATCACGGGTGATGTTTTGAAATTGATCGTGGCACAAACTTAA
- a CDS encoding glycosyl transferase family 2 — translation MITFKDISIIIPVGPGEGALSALLGDLRPIEKEAELIVVRGASRPKQLNVGARKATRDFLWFLHADSRLSSKTLVALLGSLGKNPHALHYFNLRFLPDGPPLMFINEIGCWIRSRILGVPFGDQGFCVSKEKFEKIGGFPEDALYGEDHLFVWRARQKGVQLRCTGTPLRTSARRYAETGWAKLTWMYACRWTRQAWPSLKKTL, via the coding sequence ATGATTACCTTTAAAGACATTTCGATCATCATTCCTGTCGGGCCAGGCGAAGGCGCGCTTTCAGCGCTCTTGGGAGATCTTCGACCTATTGAAAAGGAGGCGGAATTGATCGTCGTTCGCGGGGCATCACGGCCCAAACAACTGAACGTTGGGGCACGTAAGGCTACACGAGATTTTCTGTGGTTTCTGCATGCCGATTCCAGACTCTCATCAAAAACTCTCGTCGCTTTGCTCGGATCTCTGGGCAAAAATCCACATGCCCTTCATTATTTCAATCTGCGCTTTTTGCCCGATGGCCCGCCGCTGATGTTTATCAATGAAATCGGGTGCTGGATTCGTTCCCGCATTCTCGGTGTTCCATTTGGGGATCAAGGATTTTGTGTATCAAAGGAAAAATTTGAAAAGATCGGGGGTTTTCCTGAAGATGCTCTCTATGGGGAAGACCATTTGTTCGTGTGGCGGGCCAGGCAAAAGGGAGTCCAGCTTCGGTGCACCGGCACCCCGCTCCGCACGAGCGCTCGCCGCTACGCCGAAACAGGTTGGGCGAAGCTCACGTGGATGTATGCCTGTCGGTGGACTCGTCAGGCATGGCCTTCATTAAAAAAAACTTTATGA
- a CDS encoding methyltransferase type 11 — MTDNHHTLETVKQYYGKTLKTNADLKTNACCTLDAMPVHLKPILGQIHPEVLEKFYGCGSPIPAVLEGKTVLDLGCGTGRDTFLLSKLVGSEGKVIGVDMTAEQLAVAKKHVDYHAQTFGHEKSNIEFLNGYIEDLEGLGIKTGSIDVVVSNCVINLSPEKRRVFSEIFRVLKPGGELYFADIFSDRRIPKYLAEDPTLIGECLGGALYTEDFRRLMMDVGCLDHRVVTQRKLTIENPELEHQLGAISFYSVTVRAFKLKLEDRCEDYGQVAYYLGTIPQCPQAFPLDDHHLFEKGRPVLVCRNTAAMLTQTRYAPHFRVEGDVSTHYGLFDCKPQRSTGPEETPSNQGCC, encoded by the coding sequence ATGACAGACAATCATCATACCCTGGAAACGGTAAAACAATATTATGGAAAGACGCTCAAAACCAATGCGGACTTAAAGACCAACGCCTGTTGTACGTTGGATGCCATGCCCGTACATCTGAAACCCATCCTGGGTCAGATTCATCCGGAGGTGTTGGAGAAATTTTACGGATGCGGCTCGCCAATTCCCGCCGTATTGGAGGGCAAAACTGTTCTGGACCTCGGTTGCGGAACAGGGCGGGATACCTTCCTTCTCTCCAAACTCGTGGGATCGGAAGGCAAGGTGATCGGTGTCGATATGACGGCGGAGCAATTGGCGGTCGCCAAGAAGCATGTCGACTATCACGCGCAAACCTTCGGGCACGAAAAGAGCAATATAGAATTCTTAAACGGGTATATCGAAGACCTTGAGGGGCTGGGGATCAAGACCGGTTCCATTGATGTCGTGGTCTCCAATTGTGTCATCAATCTCTCACCGGAAAAGCGGCGGGTCTTTTCCGAAATCTTCCGTGTGCTGAAACCCGGCGGTGAACTCTATTTCGCGGATATCTTTTCCGACAGGAGAATCCCGAAATATCTGGCAGAAGATCCAACGTTGATAGGTGAATGTCTCGGTGGAGCCTTGTACACCGAAGATTTTCGCAGACTCATGATGGATGTGGGGTGCCTTGACCACCGTGTGGTGACGCAAAGAAAGCTTACCATTGAGAACCCTGAGCTTGAGCATCAACTGGGGGCTATTTCATTTTATTCGGTGACCGTTCGGGCATTCAAACTGAAGTTGGAGGATCGCTGTGAGGACTATGGCCAGGTGGCCTATTACTTGGGGACCATCCCTCAATGTCCGCAAGCCTTCCCGCTGGATGATCATCACCTTTTTGAAAAAGGAAGACCCGTGCTCGTATGCAGAAACACGGCGGCCATGCTGACACAGACCCGATACGCGCCGCACTTCCGTGTCGAAGGGGATGTGTCGACTCACTACGGTTTATTCGATTGTAAACCGCAAAGGTCCACCGGTCCCGAGGAAACACCATCAAACCAAGGGTGCTGTTAA
- a CDS encoding radical SAM protein, whose product MRSFENNLVEHRIDITHKPLEILQVNVGKLCNQACHHCHVEAGPKRTEIMEKRTVDRLIELLDQSPTIYTVDITGGAPELNPHFRTLVAAARQRNKEVIDRCNLTVFFEKGQEETAHFLKAHQVKVVASLPCYSKKNVDAQRGGGVFDKSIRALLLLNELGYGKNDSGLTLDLVYNPLGAFLPPSQEKLELDYKKELHELFGIEFNHLFTITNMPIKRFLDQLVRENKYEEYMTLLANNFNATAASIVMCRNLISIGWDGNIYDCDFNQMLDIPSGKTKTNIWDIETFDQINKSPIAFANHCYGCTAGAGSSCGGKLI is encoded by the coding sequence ATGAGATCATTTGAAAACAATCTGGTTGAACATCGGATCGACATCACGCACAAACCGCTGGAGATCCTGCAAGTCAATGTCGGCAAGCTCTGCAACCAGGCCTGCCATCATTGTCATGTGGAGGCGGGACCGAAGCGAACCGAGATCATGGAAAAGAGAACGGTGGATCGCCTGATCGAACTCTTGGATCAATCGCCCACCATTTACACCGTCGATATCACCGGCGGCGCGCCCGAACTCAATCCTCATTTTCGCACACTGGTTGCAGCCGCCAGACAGCGGAACAAGGAAGTGATCGACCGATGTAATCTGACGGTCTTCTTTGAGAAAGGCCAGGAGGAAACGGCGCATTTTCTGAAAGCACATCAGGTAAAGGTCGTGGCCTCTCTTCCGTGTTACTCCAAGAAGAATGTAGATGCTCAGCGAGGCGGTGGTGTGTTCGATAAGAGTATTCGCGCCTTACTGTTATTGAATGAACTCGGTTATGGAAAGAACGATTCGGGACTCACACTCGATCTGGTTTACAATCCGCTGGGGGCCTTTTTGCCTCCCTCACAAGAGAAGCTCGAACTCGATTACAAAAAAGAACTGCACGAACTCTTCGGCATCGAATTCAACCATCTCTTCACGATTACCAACATGCCGATCAAGCGATTTTTGGATCAATTGGTCAGAGAAAATAAATATGAAGAATACATGACACTGCTCGCGAACAACTTCAATGCCACTGCGGCTTCGATCGTCATGTGCCGAAACCTGATTTCCATCGGGTGGGATGGAAACATCTATGATTGCGATTTTAACCAGATGTTAGACATCCCTAGTGGCAAGACAAAAACAAACATTTGGGATATTGAAACCTTCGATCAAATTAACAAAAGCCCCATCGCCTTTGCCAACCACTGCTATGGCTGCACGGCGGGGGCCGGGTCATCTTGTGGAGGAAAACTGATATGA